A genomic segment from Azospirillum sp. TSH58 encodes:
- a CDS encoding SapC family protein encodes MTNPTLPLFYKSPRPLVAARDADLSLRTEPNFAFAAATNSVPLMAAEFPAACKQFPILFSEGPTAQPVALLGLRSGENLFVDANGAWEEGAYIPAYVRRYPFIFLESEDKSQLTLCIDEAADSVVPGRDNPFFVDGQPSALTNNALEFVKEVQAQSAYTTQFVEAVTAAGLMSEKRADITLNNGERLSLAGFNVIDEAAFNQLPAETLVEWRDRGWLGLVYAHLISVSSWSGLVDRLALRG; translated from the coding sequence ATGACCAACCCGACCCTGCCCCTGTTCTACAAGAGCCCCCGCCCGCTGGTGGCCGCCCGCGACGCCGATCTGTCGCTGCGGACCGAGCCGAACTTCGCCTTCGCGGCCGCCACCAACTCGGTGCCGCTGATGGCGGCGGAGTTCCCCGCGGCCTGCAAGCAGTTCCCGATCCTGTTCTCGGAGGGCCCGACCGCCCAGCCGGTGGCGCTGCTCGGCCTGCGTTCGGGGGAGAACCTGTTCGTCGACGCGAACGGCGCGTGGGAGGAGGGGGCCTACATCCCCGCCTATGTGCGCCGCTACCCGTTCATCTTCCTTGAGAGCGAGGACAAGTCCCAGCTCACCCTGTGCATCGACGAGGCGGCGGACTCCGTCGTTCCGGGTCGGGACAACCCCTTCTTCGTCGACGGGCAGCCGTCCGCCCTGACCAACAACGCCCTGGAGTTCGTCAAGGAAGTCCAGGCCCAGAGCGCCTACACCACGCAGTTCGTCGAGGCGGTGACCGCCGCCGGCCTGATGTCGGAGAAGCGCGCCGACATCACCCTGAACAACGGCGAGCGGCTGAGCCTCGCCGGCTTCAACGTGATCGACGAGGCGGCCTTCAACCAGCTTCCCGCCGAGACGCTGGTGGAATGGCGTGACCGCGGCTGGCTGGGGCTGGTCTACGCCCATCTGATTTCGGTCAGCAGCTGGTCGGGTCTCGTCGACCGCCTCGCCCTCCGGGGCTGA
- a CDS encoding TrkH family potassium uptake protein: MTGFDTRPVFFIIGALLSVLAVAMLLPMTVDLAAGNPDWMVFAIAFALTLFFGVQFMLANRMDRIALNLRQAFLLTALSWVVICAFAAVPFMVSQIDLSAADAYFEAMSSLTATGATVISGLDGLAPGLLLWRSLLQWLGGIGIIGMAIAILPFLQVGGMQLFRSESSDRSDKVTPRASDLAIAVGWIYLCLTAVCAVMLAYAGMSWFDAVNHAMTAVSTGGFSTRDASIASWNSPAIEWVLVIFMVLGGMPFVRFISLAQGRAASFWADTQIRWYLGFLAAVSFGMSVWLTLTRGVPWDDAIRVTTFSVVSVVTTTGYASIDYERWGPLASVVFFILTFVGGCTGSTSGGLKIFRFEILFIVLRALQRRLYSPNLVIPLNYNGKPVSADVMISVMSFGFVYLMSVFVLAFVLAFLGVDVVSALSGAATAVSNVGPGLGPTIGPVGNYATMPDGAKWALAAGMLLGRLEFFTVLVVLSPSFWRR, encoded by the coding sequence ATGACTGGTTTCGACACCCGCCCCGTCTTCTTCATCATCGGCGCGCTTCTCAGCGTCCTGGCCGTCGCGATGCTGCTTCCGATGACCGTCGATCTGGCGGCCGGCAATCCGGACTGGATGGTCTTCGCCATCGCCTTCGCCCTGACGCTGTTCTTCGGCGTCCAGTTCATGCTGGCCAACCGCATGGACCGGATCGCGCTGAACCTCAGGCAGGCCTTCCTGCTGACGGCCCTGTCCTGGGTCGTCATCTGCGCCTTCGCCGCCGTGCCCTTCATGGTGTCGCAGATCGACCTGTCGGCGGCCGACGCCTATTTCGAGGCAATGTCGTCCCTGACCGCCACCGGGGCCACGGTGATCTCCGGGCTGGACGGGCTGGCGCCGGGGCTGCTGCTGTGGCGGTCGCTGCTGCAATGGCTGGGCGGCATCGGCATCATCGGCATGGCCATCGCCATCCTGCCCTTCCTCCAGGTCGGCGGCATGCAGCTCTTCCGCTCGGAATCCTCCGACCGGTCGGACAAGGTGACGCCGCGGGCCAGCGACCTCGCCATCGCGGTGGGCTGGATCTACCTGTGCCTGACCGCGGTCTGCGCGGTGATGCTCGCCTATGCCGGAATGTCCTGGTTCGACGCCGTCAACCACGCGATGACCGCCGTGTCGACCGGCGGCTTCTCCACCCGCGACGCGTCCATCGCCAGCTGGAACAGCCCGGCCATCGAGTGGGTCCTGGTGATCTTCATGGTGCTGGGCGGCATGCCCTTCGTCCGTTTCATCAGCCTCGCCCAGGGGCGGGCGGCCAGCTTCTGGGCGGACACGCAGATCCGCTGGTACCTCGGCTTCCTCGCGGCGGTGTCCTTCGGCATGTCGGTCTGGCTGACGCTGACGCGGGGAGTGCCGTGGGACGACGCCATCCGCGTGACCACCTTCAGCGTCGTCTCGGTGGTCACCACCACCGGCTACGCCTCCATCGACTACGAGCGGTGGGGGCCGTTGGCGTCGGTGGTCTTCTTCATCCTGACCTTCGTCGGTGGCTGCACCGGATCGACCTCGGGCGGGCTGAAGATCTTCCGGTTCGAGATCCTCTTCATCGTGCTGCGCGCTCTCCAGCGCCGCCTCTACAGCCCCAATCTGGTGATCCCGCTGAACTACAACGGCAAGCCGGTCAGCGCCGACGTGATGATCTCGGTGATGAGCTTCGGCTTCGTCTACCTGATGTCGGTGTTCGTCCTGGCCTTCGTCCTGGCCTTCCTCGGGGTGGACGTGGTGTCCGCCCTGTCGGGGGCGGCGACCGCGGTCAGCAACGTCGGCCCCGGCCTCGGCCCGACCATCGGGCCGGTCGGCAACTACGCCACCATGCCGGACGGCGCCAAATGGGCTCTGGCCGCCGGCATGCTGCTGGGGCGGCTGGAGTTCTTCACCGTCCTGGTCGTGCTCAGTCCGTCCTTCTGGCGGCGGTGA
- a CDS encoding lysylphosphatidylglycerol synthase domain-containing protein has product MAHTESPQTWTQRLLRYGTGVLILALLAGALVILNRWLEQYSVADIRQALDRITGTQLLAASAAAAVSYWLLTLYDLLALRHLRRPLPYRWVAFTAFTSYAFSHSLGFASIIGATVRYRLYAPHGLGGVEVAQVTLFVVTTFMLGLATVMPVVMLIDPTALKALHVPPGSATLLGLAALAVLVAYGVGGFWLRRPLRVFGHAVAFPRPSIAVRQLLLGLCDLSLAALVLYLCLPPSDAVSYADVLVAFGLALVAGIISHVPGGLGVFDAIVLVSLTPAMPGNDVMAGLLVFRLIYYLAPLVIAGLMFGGVEAFQARRRIGGLSRGISAAVSPAVPLVLAACIFITGAFLLFSRATPEETLPAPFDATALPLVEMSHFTGSVAGVLLILLAHAVQRRLHAAWVLSLVLLATGCATALLKGGDWPEAIVPGLIFLALLPARKEFHRRGNILRNPLTPSWFIATGVALASAFWLGLFSYKHIAFSDELWWHFTLHGDASRFLRASVAVGVIALGAALVHLVSAASRDPQEREREEKPPGPLTAARRTD; this is encoded by the coding sequence ATGGCCCACACCGAAAGCCCCCAGACCTGGACCCAGCGGCTCCTGCGCTACGGCACGGGGGTGCTGATCCTGGCCCTGCTCGCCGGGGCTCTGGTCATCCTGAACCGCTGGCTGGAGCAGTACAGCGTCGCCGACATCCGGCAGGCGCTCGACCGCATCACGGGCACGCAGCTTCTCGCCGCCTCGGCGGCGGCGGCGGTCAGCTACTGGCTGCTGACGCTCTACGACCTGCTGGCCCTGCGCCATCTGCGGCGGCCCCTGCCCTACCGCTGGGTGGCCTTCACCGCCTTCACCAGCTACGCCTTCAGCCACAGCCTGGGCTTCGCCAGCATCATCGGGGCGACGGTCCGCTACCGCCTCTACGCGCCCCACGGGCTGGGCGGTGTGGAGGTGGCGCAGGTGACGCTGTTCGTCGTCACCACCTTCATGCTCGGGCTGGCGACGGTGATGCCAGTGGTCATGCTGATTGACCCCACGGCGCTGAAGGCACTGCATGTCCCGCCGGGAAGCGCCACCCTGCTGGGATTGGCGGCGCTGGCGGTCCTGGTGGCCTACGGGGTGGGCGGCTTCTGGCTGCGCCGGCCGCTGCGGGTGTTCGGGCACGCCGTCGCCTTTCCCCGCCCGTCCATCGCGGTCCGGCAGCTCCTGCTCGGGCTGTGCGACCTGTCGCTGGCCGCGCTGGTGCTCTATCTGTGCCTGCCGCCGAGCGACGCGGTGAGCTACGCCGACGTTCTGGTCGCCTTCGGGCTGGCGCTGGTCGCCGGCATCATCAGCCATGTGCCGGGCGGGCTGGGGGTGTTCGACGCCATCGTCCTGGTCAGCCTGACCCCGGCGATGCCCGGCAACGACGTGATGGCGGGGCTGCTGGTCTTCCGGCTGATCTACTATCTGGCGCCGCTGGTGATCGCCGGGCTGATGTTCGGCGGGGTCGAGGCCTTCCAGGCCCGGCGCCGCATCGGCGGCCTGTCGCGGGGCATCTCCGCCGCCGTCAGCCCGGCGGTGCCGCTGGTGCTGGCCGCCTGCATCTTCATCACCGGGGCCTTCCTGCTGTTCTCCCGCGCCACGCCGGAGGAGACGCTGCCCGCCCCCTTCGACGCCACGGCGCTGCCGCTGGTGGAGATGTCGCACTTCACCGGCAGCGTCGCCGGGGTGCTGCTGATCCTGCTGGCCCACGCGGTGCAGCGGCGGCTGCACGCCGCCTGGGTGCTGTCGCTGGTGCTGCTGGCGACCGGCTGCGCCACGGCCCTGCTGAAGGGCGGCGACTGGCCGGAGGCCATCGTGCCCGGGCTGATCTTCCTGGCCCTGCTGCCCGCCCGCAAGGAGTTCCACCGCCGCGGCAACATCCTGCGCAACCCTTTGACGCCGAGCTGGTTCATCGCGACCGGGGTGGCGCTGGCCAGCGCCTTCTGGCTGGGTCTGTTCTCCTACAAGCACATCGCCTTCAGCGACGAGCTGTGGTGGCATTTCACCCTGCACGGCGACGCCTCCCGCTTCCTGCGGGCGTCGGTGGCGGTCGGGGTGATCGCGCTCGGCGCCGCCCTGGTCCATCTGGTGTCGGCGGCCAGCCGCGACCCGCAGGAGCGGGAGCGGGAGGAGAAGCCCCCCGGCCCGCTCACCGCCGCCAGAAGGACGGACTGA
- a CDS encoding BCCT family transporter, which produces MHGINKTVSFTAGGLILLFVLFASVFTESFGARVSALQSAIVGNFGWFYILSVAGFLLFAFWLFFSPYGSIKLGKDDDEPEFSYLTWFAMLFSAGMGIGLLFYGVAEPVLHFANPRVGEAGTPDAAREAMNLAFLHWGLHAWGIYITVGLSLGYFAYRHDLPLTIRSALYPLLGDRLRGWPGHLVDIVAIVGTLFGIATSLGLGVMQINAGLDYLGLVGVGTVQQMVLIAVITAIATASAVSGVGRGIRRLSELNMLAGLLLLLFVFLLGPSVFLLSTLVESIGRYLWTLPYTSFRTLPYTGAEWQASWTMFYWGWWISWAPFVGMFIARVSRGRTIREFIGGVLFAPVALTFVWFTVFGETAIHMEMFEGGGMAAAVQESVPTALFVMLDRLPLSVVTSALATLIVVTFFVTSADSGALVIDIIGSGGNQDPPIATRIFWAVLSGVVAAVLLLVGGLQALQTAAVTTALPFAVVMVLMCVGLVTSLRGERRAGPDRRVARVATASEGGAPVQPVGDGDWRQQLAAVIGRKAAIAAAAPPGAAGARREVARYIADTVEPAFRDIAAELERLGRRAVIEVGPFNAGLAVLRDGEEEFSYDIRARAYHPLTFAFPELKAGDDRWQMRVEVILRGGLHKQLLPALAGREAIVRDFVQEYGKWRGW; this is translated from the coding sequence ATGCACGGGATCAACAAAACGGTTTCCTTCACCGCGGGAGGGCTGATTCTTCTGTTCGTCCTTTTCGCCAGCGTCTTCACCGAATCATTCGGCGCGCGGGTTTCCGCCCTCCAGTCCGCCATCGTCGGCAACTTCGGCTGGTTCTACATTCTGTCCGTTGCCGGCTTTCTCTTGTTCGCTTTTTGGTTGTTCTTCAGCCCCTATGGATCGATCAAGCTCGGCAAGGACGACGACGAGCCGGAATTCAGCTACCTGACCTGGTTCGCCATGCTGTTCAGCGCGGGCATGGGCATCGGCCTTCTGTTCTACGGCGTGGCCGAGCCGGTGCTGCATTTCGCCAACCCGCGGGTCGGGGAGGCGGGCACTCCCGACGCGGCGCGGGAGGCGATGAATCTGGCCTTCCTGCATTGGGGGCTGCACGCCTGGGGCATCTACATCACGGTCGGCCTGTCGCTGGGCTATTTCGCCTACCGGCACGACCTGCCCCTGACCATCCGGTCGGCGCTCTACCCGCTGCTGGGCGACCGGCTGCGCGGCTGGCCGGGCCATCTGGTGGACATCGTGGCGATCGTCGGCACGCTGTTCGGCATCGCCACCTCGCTGGGGCTTGGGGTCATGCAGATCAACGCCGGGCTCGACTATCTCGGGCTGGTCGGCGTCGGGACGGTGCAGCAGATGGTGCTGATCGCCGTCATCACGGCAATCGCCACCGCCTCGGCGGTCAGCGGCGTCGGGCGCGGCATCCGCCGGCTCAGCGAGCTGAACATGCTGGCGGGGCTTCTGCTCCTGCTGTTCGTCTTCCTGCTCGGCCCCTCCGTGTTCCTGCTGTCCACGCTGGTGGAGAGCATCGGGCGCTATCTGTGGACCTTGCCCTACACCAGCTTCCGCACGCTGCCCTACACCGGGGCGGAGTGGCAGGCGAGCTGGACGATGTTCTACTGGGGCTGGTGGATTTCCTGGGCGCCGTTCGTCGGCATGTTCATCGCGCGGGTGTCGCGCGGGCGCACGATCCGGGAGTTCATCGGCGGCGTGCTGTTCGCCCCGGTGGCGCTGACCTTCGTCTGGTTCACCGTGTTCGGCGAGACGGCGATCCACATGGAGATGTTCGAAGGCGGCGGCATGGCGGCGGCGGTTCAGGAGAGCGTGCCGACGGCCCTGTTCGTCATGCTGGACCGCCTGCCGCTCAGCGTGGTCACCTCGGCGCTGGCGACGCTGATCGTCGTCACCTTCTTCGTCACCTCGGCCGATTCCGGCGCCCTGGTGATCGACATCATCGGCTCCGGCGGCAACCAGGACCCGCCCATCGCGACGCGCATCTTCTGGGCGGTGCTGTCCGGCGTGGTGGCGGCGGTGCTTCTCCTCGTCGGCGGGCTGCAGGCGCTTCAGACGGCGGCGGTGACGACGGCGCTGCCCTTCGCGGTGGTCATGGTGCTGATGTGCGTCGGGCTGGTGACCAGCCTGCGGGGGGAGCGTCGGGCGGGGCCGGACCGGCGGGTCGCTCGGGTCGCCACCGCCTCGGAGGGCGGCGCCCCGGTTCAGCCGGTGGGCGACGGCGACTGGCGCCAGCAGCTGGCCGCCGTGATCGGGCGCAAGGCGGCCATCGCGGCGGCGGCCCCGCCCGGCGCGGCCGGGGCGCGGCGCGAAGTCGCCCGCTACATCGCCGACACGGTCGAGCCGGCCTTCCGCGACATCGCGGCGGAGCTGGAACGGCTCGGCCGCCGGGCCGTCATCGAGGTCGGCCCCTTCAACGCCGGTCTGGCCGTCCTGCGCGACGGGGAGGAGGAGTTCAGCTACGACATCCGCGCGCGGGCCTACCACCCGCTGACCTTCGCCTTTCCCGAGCTGAAGGCGGGGGATGACCGGTGGCAGATGCGCGTCGAGGTGATCCTGCGTGGAGGCTTGCACAAACAATTGTTGCCGGCTCTCGCCGGGCGGGAAGCAATCGTCCGCGATTTCGTGCAGGAGTATGGAAAGTGGAGAGGCTGGTGA
- a CDS encoding sensor domain-containing diguanylate cyclase produces MGHQANQNQSGAGAPGGESRASAGRAVTAPMAAPVAPSMTVADLPLLDGLWAPVWLYDGGRGRMVWGNRAALELWNAASLADFQARDFGSQPEGAPQAEGESATGRWTFYPKGRPVTAWVRRSGMALPDGRLGILHEAQLATPSVDPDHGGTDTEALDRERAMLQSLIDSMPDIVFFKDVNGTYLKVNRAMLDYAGRPPLGLTDHRLFDAETAARRRRTDQIAMQKGFSRSEEWFVHPDGRRVLMETAKAVCLDRSGKMLGVVGIARDITERRQTEKQLLRQHALLQGIIDTIPDAVFFKDRDGVLRKANRAFASWSGRPLEQLVGLGSHEIWPPGMAEGIRAGDALVYAEDQPRRNEESIPLPDGGQIWVEILKAPIRDAGNELLGLVGIGRDITLRKAAEEDLRRSEAEKDHLANHDALTGLPNRRLLFDRLDVALARSRRSGRPLALLFIDLDGFKAVNDRMGHDCGDEVLRIAAARIADCLRRSDTVARVGGDEFTVVLEDVTSAADAGSVAAKIVEAVALPIPVQGMTAVIGASIGIALSPADGADARGLLVAADGAMYRAKQAGRGTHVFYKDIPHRNPD; encoded by the coding sequence ATGGGTCATCAGGCAAATCAGAACCAGTCCGGGGCCGGCGCCCCCGGCGGGGAGTCGCGCGCGTCGGCGGGCCGCGCGGTGACGGCCCCGATGGCGGCCCCGGTGGCGCCCTCGATGACGGTTGCCGATCTTCCCCTGCTCGACGGGTTGTGGGCGCCGGTCTGGCTGTATGACGGCGGCCGCGGACGGATGGTCTGGGGCAACCGCGCCGCGTTGGAGCTGTGGAACGCCGCGTCCCTCGCCGACTTCCAGGCCCGCGATTTCGGCAGCCAGCCGGAGGGGGCGCCGCAGGCCGAAGGGGAATCGGCGACGGGACGCTGGACCTTCTACCCCAAGGGCCGCCCGGTCACCGCCTGGGTGCGGCGCAGCGGCATGGCGCTGCCGGACGGCCGCCTGGGCATCCTGCACGAGGCGCAGCTCGCCACCCCGTCGGTCGATCCGGACCATGGCGGCACCGACACCGAGGCGCTCGACCGCGAGCGCGCCATGCTGCAAAGCCTGATCGACTCGATGCCGGACATCGTCTTCTTCAAGGACGTGAACGGCACCTACCTCAAGGTCAACCGGGCGATGCTCGACTACGCGGGGCGCCCGCCGCTGGGGCTGACCGACCACCGGCTGTTCGACGCCGAGACGGCGGCGCGGCGGCGGCGGACCGACCAGATCGCCATGCAGAAGGGCTTCTCCCGCAGCGAGGAGTGGTTCGTCCACCCCGACGGGCGCCGCGTGCTGATGGAGACCGCCAAGGCGGTCTGCCTCGACCGCAGCGGCAAGATGCTGGGCGTCGTCGGCATCGCCCGCGACATCACCGAGCGGCGGCAGACGGAAAAGCAGCTTCTGCGGCAGCACGCCCTGCTGCAGGGGATCATCGACACCATCCCCGACGCCGTCTTCTTCAAGGACCGGGATGGCGTGCTGCGCAAGGCCAACCGCGCCTTCGCCTCCTGGAGCGGACGGCCGCTGGAGCAGCTGGTCGGGTTGGGCAGCCACGAGATCTGGCCCCCCGGAATGGCCGAGGGCATCCGCGCGGGCGACGCCCTGGTCTATGCCGAGGACCAGCCGCGCCGCAACGAGGAGAGCATCCCGCTGCCCGATGGCGGGCAAATCTGGGTCGAGATCCTGAAGGCGCCGATTCGCGACGCCGGCAACGAGCTTCTCGGGCTGGTCGGCATCGGACGGGACATCACGCTGCGCAAGGCCGCCGAGGAGGATCTGCGGCGGAGCGAGGCGGAGAAGGACCATCTCGCCAACCACGACGCCCTGACCGGCCTGCCCAACCGCCGCCTTCTCTTCGACCGGCTGGACGTGGCGCTGGCCCGCTCGCGGCGGTCCGGGCGCCCGCTCGCCCTGCTGTTCATCGACCTCGACGGGTTCAAGGCGGTCAACGACCGCATGGGCCACGATTGCGGGGACGAGGTGCTGCGCATCGCCGCGGCGCGCATCGCCGATTGCCTGCGCCGCAGCGACACGGTGGCCCGCGTCGGCGGCGACGAGTTCACCGTCGTGCTGGAGGATGTGACCTCCGCCGCGGACGCCGGAAGCGTGGCGGCCAAGATCGTGGAAGCCGTTGCGCTGCCCATCCCGGTGCAGGGGATGACCGCCGTGATCGGCGCCAGCATCGGGATCGCCCTGTCTCCGGCCGACGGGGCGGACGCCCGCGGTCTGCTGGTGGCGGCGGACGGCGCGATGTACCGGGCCAAGCAGGCGGGCCGCGGCACCCACGTCTTCTACAAGGACATTCCCCACAGGAATCCGGACTGA
- a CDS encoding histidine phosphatase family protein, with product MQQRWPQRLWIVRHGESAGNVARDAAYAAGLGRIDIAERDVDVPLSLQGEQQSAALARWFAALPPGERPDVVLTSPYRRARRTAEIIHAGGGLPVEPTEFVVDERLREKEFGILDRLTAVGIAQEHPEQAEFRRILGKFYFRPPAGESWCDVILRLRSALDTISLHHGGQRVLVVSHQVVVLCLRYLLEGMTEEQILAIDREGDVANCGVTEYAFDPDQGHSGRMQLRRYNFVAPLEVAGAPLTAEPDAEPDANVAAR from the coding sequence ATGCAGCAGCGCTGGCCGCAGAGGCTGTGGATCGTCCGTCACGGGGAAAGCGCCGGCAACGTCGCGCGCGACGCCGCCTACGCCGCCGGGCTGGGGCGGATCGACATCGCCGAACGCGACGTGGACGTGCCGCTCAGCCTCCAGGGGGAGCAGCAGTCCGCCGCGCTGGCGCGCTGGTTCGCCGCGCTGCCGCCGGGCGAACGGCCCGATGTGGTGCTGACCTCCCCCTACCGACGCGCCCGGCGCACGGCGGAGATCATCCACGCCGGGGGCGGCCTGCCGGTCGAACCCACGGAGTTCGTGGTGGACGAGCGGCTGCGCGAGAAGGAGTTCGGCATCCTCGACCGGCTGACCGCCGTCGGCATCGCGCAGGAGCATCCCGAGCAGGCGGAGTTCCGCCGCATCCTCGGCAAGTTCTACTTCCGCCCGCCGGCCGGGGAAAGCTGGTGCGACGTGATCCTGCGGCTGCGCAGCGCGCTCGACACCATCAGCCTGCACCATGGCGGGCAGCGGGTTCTGGTGGTCAGCCATCAGGTCGTCGTGCTGTGCCTGCGCTACCTGCTGGAAGGCATGACGGAGGAGCAGATCCTCGCCATCGACCGCGAGGGCGACGTGGCGAACTGCGGAGTCACCGAATACGCTTTCGATCCCGACCAGGGGCACAGCGGGCGGATGCAGCTTCGCCGTTACAACTTCGTCGCCCCGCTGGAGGTGGCCGGGGCGCCGCTGACCGCCGAACCCGATGCCGAACCCGATGCCAATGTGGCCGCCCGATGA
- a CDS encoding NAD(P)H-hydrate dehydratase, with protein sequence MSDSIPVTRDLLRSMPLPHPGEGADKDGRGRVLVIGGSVEVPGALLLAGTAALRAGAGKLQMATCRSVAPHLGLAVPEALVLGLGETAEGGIAPDCVGMLCERAARCTAVLIGPGMMDKRAVAALTGALIAGLDGEGGPVLVIDAEALMGLDDANVALCRRDGRTIITPHAGEMAGLSGISREEVEADPPAAARRVADLHKVIVVLKGACTHIATPDGRLWAYDGGNVGLATSGSGDTLAGVIAGLAARGADPAQAAIWGVHLHGEAGNRLARRGPLGFLARELLAQVPEIMAELSV encoded by the coding sequence ATGAGCGACTCGATTCCGGTCACCCGCGACCTGTTGCGCTCCATGCCGCTTCCCCATCCGGGCGAGGGCGCCGACAAGGACGGGCGGGGCCGGGTGCTGGTCATCGGCGGCAGCGTGGAGGTGCCGGGGGCCCTGCTGCTGGCCGGCACCGCGGCGTTGCGCGCCGGGGCGGGCAAGCTCCAGATGGCCACCTGCCGCAGCGTGGCCCCGCATCTCGGGCTCGCCGTGCCGGAGGCGCTGGTGCTCGGCCTGGGTGAGACGGCGGAGGGCGGCATCGCCCCCGACTGCGTGGGCATGCTGTGCGAACGGGCGGCCCGCTGCACCGCGGTGCTGATCGGTCCCGGCATGATGGACAAGCGGGCGGTCGCCGCCCTGACCGGCGCCCTGATCGCCGGGCTGGACGGGGAGGGCGGCCCCGTGCTGGTCATCGACGCGGAGGCGTTGATGGGTTTGGACGACGCCAACGTGGCGCTGTGCCGCCGCGACGGGCGGACGATCATCACGCCGCACGCCGGGGAAATGGCCGGCCTGTCCGGCATCAGCCGGGAGGAGGTGGAGGCCGACCCGCCCGCCGCCGCCCGCCGTGTTGCGGACCTTCATAAAGTGATCGTTGTGCTGAAAGGGGCCTGCACCCACATCGCCACGCCGGACGGGCGGCTGTGGGCCTATGACGGCGGCAATGTCGGGCTCGCCACCTCGGGCTCGGGCGACACGCTGGCGGGCGTCATCGCCGGGCTGGCCGCGCGGGGCGCCGACCCGGCCCAGGCGGCGATCTGGGGTGTGCATCTGCATGGCGAGGCGGGCAACCGTCTGGCCCGCCGCGGCCCGCTGGGCTTCCTGGCCCGCGAACTGCTGGCCCAGGTGCCGGAGATCATGGCCGAACTGTCGGTCTGA
- a CDS encoding type II toxin-antitoxin system ParD family antitoxin, with protein sequence MPTMNISLPEALAAFVEREVASGGYASQSEVVREALRLLHREKAVELEKQEMLRRAILVGVDDWRTGRLDDRPIADILNDIED encoded by the coding sequence ATGCCGACGATGAACATCAGCCTGCCCGAAGCGCTGGCCGCCTTTGTCGAGCGGGAGGTGGCCAGCGGCGGCTACGCGTCGCAGAGTGAAGTCGTGCGTGAGGCGCTTCGCCTGCTCCATCGGGAAAAGGCGGTCGAGCTTGAGAAGCAGGAGATGCTCCGGCGCGCCATCCTGGTGGGCGTCGACGACTGGAGGACTGGCCGCCTGGACGACCGCCCCATTGCCGACATCCTGAACGACATCGAGGACTGA
- a CDS encoding type II toxin-antitoxin system RelE/ParE family toxin: MVAYRVTDAAKRDFAMVLRETTERYGAQQRDVYKGLIAKAVEMIAEDPARGGSWDRGRIVPGLRAFHLDHAAGRRGAAAHTLYYAVDKRPAEPPVVVVLRLLHERMEPDRRIPQGA; the protein is encoded by the coding sequence GTGGTCGCCTACCGCGTCACCGATGCGGCGAAGCGGGACTTCGCGATGGTCCTGCGGGAAACCACGGAACGCTATGGGGCGCAGCAGAGGGACGTTTACAAGGGATTGATCGCCAAGGCGGTCGAGATGATTGCCGAAGACCCCGCCCGGGGCGGCTCCTGGGACCGTGGGCGGATTGTGCCCGGTCTGCGCGCCTTTCACCTGGACCATGCCGCCGGCCGGCGCGGTGCGGCGGCCCATACACTGTATTACGCTGTGGACAAGCGGCCCGCTGAGCCGCCGGTCGTCGTCGTTCTGCGCCTTCTCCATGAAAGGATGGAACCGGACCGCCGCATCCCGCAAGGGGCGTGA